One genomic segment of Coffea arabica cultivar ET-39 chromosome 6e, Coffea Arabica ET-39 HiFi, whole genome shotgun sequence includes these proteins:
- the LOC113697405 gene encoding dehydrin HIRD11 translates to MAGIIHKIEETLGVGGHKDDHEKHKEGEKHHYGEEHKKEGHSGEHKEGVIDKIKDKIHGEGGEHHEHKDEKKKKKEKKKHEHGHEHGHSSSSDSDSD, encoded by the coding sequence ATGGCAGGAATCATTCACAAGATTGAGGAGACCTTGGGCGTGGGAGGCCACAAGGATGATCATGAAAAGCACAAGGAGGGTGAGAAACACCACTACGGAGAGGAGCACAAGAAGGAAGGCCATAGTGGTGAACACAAGGAAGGAGTGATTGACAAGATCAAGGACAAGATCCATGGTGAGGGAGGAGAACACCACGAACATAAGgatgagaagaagaagaagaaggagaagaagaagcacGAGCATGGCCATGAACATGGTCATAGCAGCAGCAGTGATAGCGATAGTGATTGA